In the genome of Lycorma delicatula isolate Av1 chromosome 8, ASM4794821v1, whole genome shotgun sequence, one region contains:
- the LOC142328596 gene encoding uncharacterized protein LOC142328596 isoform X3 has translation MEEGKCPKRSLRTRKGQHYKNYSYDIKEKGRWTDEEKKKLLKCLEKYGYQDIEKIAAEIPTRTPLDILFSIRYWKRLAVEVNTRSIHIAKLHSRMNLHKKTCDKQAVDTRRPCNEALSNTESWVDFFEKKLVKDDGSEGVYGLSNIFLTVSKFEAHPQPEEADGLDFQELYLWLNDLINGKPMKQLPGPMMKFIADTFTEISESSKASDMLCQLSHINRTIFHSWKPTHIRTYKRNVQNVEAPEDYVKTMDSIICLPDLNPLEMKLDDGLKKMVNMCKK, from the exons GAAGAAGGAAAGTGCCCTAAAAGATCATTAAGAACTAGGAAAGgtcaacattataaaaattattcttatgatATTAAAGAGAAAGGTCGCTGGACTGATGAAGAGaagaagaaattattgaaatgtcTTGAAAAATATGGCTAtcaagatattgaaaaaatagcCGCTGAAATTCCAACACGAACACCATtggatatattattttctataagatATTGGAAACGTTTAGCAGTTGAGGTAAATACAAGATCGATACATATCGCTAAGTTACATTCACGaatgaatttacataaaaaaacatgtgATAAACAGGCAGTTGATACAAGGAGACCATGTAATGAAGCTTTATCAAATACAGAATCAtgggttgatttttttgaaaaaaaattagtaaaagatgATGGTAGTGAAGGAGTATATggtctttcaaatatttttttaacggtttcaAAATTTGAGGCTCATCCTCAACCAGAAGAAGCAGATGGACTTGATTTTCA aGAACTTTATTTGtggttaaatgatttaattaatggtAAACCAATGAAACAACTGCCTGGACCGATGATGAAATTTATAGCTGATACATTCACAGAGATATCAGAATCATCAAAAGCTAGTGATATGTTATGCCAACTGTCACATATTAATCGCACAATCTTTCATTCCTGGAAACCGACACATATAAGaacttataaaagaaatgtaCAAAAT gtaGAGGCACCCGAGGATTATGTTAAAACAATGGATTCCATCATCTGTCTTCCAGATTTAAATCCACTAGAAATGAAACTGGatgatggattaaaaaaaatggtaaacatgtgtaaaaaataa
- the LOC142328596 gene encoding uncharacterized protein LOC142328596 isoform X2 → MVTMVGVKLESKSLQQNKTVEREEGKCPKRSLRTRKGQHYKNYSYDIKEKGRWTDEEKKKLLKCLEKYGYQDIEKIAAEIPTRTPLDILFSIRYWKRLAVEVNTRSIHIAKLHSRMNLHKKTCDKQAVDTRRPCNEALSNTESWVDFFEKKLVKDDGSEGVYGLSNIFLTVSKFEAHPQPEEADGLDFQELYLWLNDLINGKPMKQLPGPMMKFIADTFTEISESSKASDMLCQLSHINRTIFHSWKPTHIRTYKRNVQNVEAPEDYVKTMDSIICLPDLNPLEMKLDDGLKKMVNMCKK, encoded by the exons GAAGAAGGAAAGTGCCCTAAAAGATCATTAAGAACTAGGAAAGgtcaacattataaaaattattcttatgatATTAAAGAGAAAGGTCGCTGGACTGATGAAGAGaagaagaaattattgaaatgtcTTGAAAAATATGGCTAtcaagatattgaaaaaatagcCGCTGAAATTCCAACACGAACACCATtggatatattattttctataagatATTGGAAACGTTTAGCAGTTGAGGTAAATACAAGATCGATACATATCGCTAAGTTACATTCACGaatgaatttacataaaaaaacatgtgATAAACAGGCAGTTGATACAAGGAGACCATGTAATGAAGCTTTATCAAATACAGAATCAtgggttgatttttttgaaaaaaaattagtaaaagatgATGGTAGTGAAGGAGTATATggtctttcaaatatttttttaacggtttcaAAATTTGAGGCTCATCCTCAACCAGAAGAAGCAGATGGACTTGATTTTCA aGAACTTTATTTGtggttaaatgatttaattaatggtAAACCAATGAAACAACTGCCTGGACCGATGATGAAATTTATAGCTGATACATTCACAGAGATATCAGAATCATCAAAAGCTAGTGATATGTTATGCCAACTGTCACATATTAATCGCACAATCTTTCATTCCTGGAAACCGACACATATAAGaacttataaaagaaatgtaCAAAAT gtaGAGGCACCCGAGGATTATGTTAAAACAATGGATTCCATCATCTGTCTTCCAGATTTAAATCCACTAGAAATGAAACTGGatgatggattaaaaaaaatggtaaacatgtgtaaaaaataa